In Bosea vestrisii, the following are encoded in one genomic region:
- a CDS encoding DUF1254 domain-containing protein, whose amino-acid sequence MSVYSLGFLVLAPCVAFAQPVPVNLDNFKRAESDFYMRKTADAGALGKFAHSRTPTPIDNQPVVRMNRDTLYSQALFDLDAGPVTITLPDAGKRFVSMQVISEDHYTPMVVYKPGRTTLTRDKVGTRYVFVAVRILVDPNDAKDLAQVHALQDALKVEQKAAGTFEAPNWDLAQQKKIRDALEALSAASSGSFTNAFGPKGKVDPVMHLLGTAAGWGGNPDKDASYPSFTPARNDGKTVYKLRVKDVPVDAFWSISVYNDKGFFQKNDYDAYSVNSITGKTSADGAIDIQFGGCDGKIANCLPITQGWNYTFRLYRPRAVFLNGTWKLPEAQPAS is encoded by the coding sequence ATGTCGGTCTACAGCCTGGGTTTCCTGGTTCTCGCGCCATGCGTGGCGTTCGCCCAGCCCGTTCCGGTCAATCTCGACAACTTCAAGCGAGCCGAGAGCGATTTCTACATGCGCAAGACGGCCGACGCCGGCGCCCTTGGCAAATTCGCCCATAGCAGGACACCGACGCCGATCGACAACCAGCCCGTAGTCCGGATGAATCGGGATACGCTTTATTCCCAGGCGCTGTTCGACCTCGACGCCGGCCCAGTGACCATCACCCTTCCCGATGCCGGCAAGCGCTTCGTCTCCATGCAGGTCATCAGCGAAGACCACTACACCCCGATGGTGGTCTACAAGCCGGGCCGTACGACGCTCACCAGGGACAAGGTCGGCACCCGCTATGTGTTCGTTGCGGTCCGCATCCTTGTCGATCCCAACGACGCTAAGGACCTCGCGCAGGTTCACGCCCTGCAGGATGCGCTGAAGGTGGAGCAGAAGGCGGCCGGCACGTTCGAGGCTCCGAACTGGGACCTGGCTCAGCAGAAGAAGATCCGTGACGCGCTCGAAGCGCTGTCCGCCGCATCATCCGGCAGCTTCACCAATGCGTTCGGCCCGAAGGGAAAGGTCGATCCGGTCATGCACCTGCTCGGCACGGCGGCCGGCTGGGGCGGCAACCCTGACAAGGACGCATCCTATCCCTCGTTCACCCCGGCCAGGAACGACGGCAAGACGGTCTACAAGCTCAGGGTCAAGGACGTCCCCGTCGACGCGTTCTGGTCGATCAGCGTCTATAACGACAAGGGCTTCTTCCAGAAGAACGATTACGACGCCTATTCGGTCAACAGCATCACCGGCAAGACAAGCGCCGATGGCGCGATCGACATCCAGTTCGGCGGCTGCGACGGCAAGATCGCGAACTGCCTGCCGATCACGCAAGGATGGAATTACACATTCCGGCTCTACCGTCCTCGCGCCGTGTTCCTCAACGGCACGTGGAAGCTGCCGGAGGCGCAGCCTGCATCGTAG
- the pdeM gene encoding ligase-associated DNA damage response endonuclease PdeM, which translates to MAAKEAAGVAVETFMLGRLALVPDLSGALYLQDERTLVVADLHLEKGSAYAARGVLLPPYDSAATLRLLGAAILRYQPARVIALGDSFHDRGAEARIDENCLATLRAFQAGRDWLWISGNHDPAISAAMGGTVLDELDLRGVKLRHEPCPSGALPEIAGHLHPAAKVRMRGRALRRRCFALSPTRCVMPAMGAYAGGLNVRDAAFRPLFGLGFSAHLLGDGRLFRIDQRLLLPD; encoded by the coding sequence CTGGCGGCGAAGGAAGCAGCGGGCGTGGCGGTCGAGACGTTCATGCTCGGCCGGCTTGCGCTCGTACCCGATCTTTCCGGCGCGCTCTATCTGCAGGACGAGCGCACGCTCGTCGTCGCCGACCTGCATCTGGAGAAGGGCTCGGCCTATGCGGCACGCGGCGTCCTGCTGCCGCCCTATGATTCCGCCGCGACGCTCCGGCTGCTCGGCGCCGCGATCCTGCGCTACCAGCCGGCACGCGTGATCGCGCTCGGCGATTCCTTCCATGACCGCGGCGCCGAAGCGCGGATCGACGAGAACTGCCTTGCGACGTTGCGCGCCTTCCAGGCCGGCCGCGACTGGCTCTGGATCAGCGGCAACCACGACCCGGCGATTTCGGCCGCAATGGGCGGCACGGTGCTTGACGAGCTCGACCTTCGCGGCGTCAAGCTGCGGCACGAGCCCTGCCCTTCTGGTGCGCTACCAGAGATCGCCGGCCATCTGCACCCCGCCGCCAAGGTCCGCATGCGCGGCCGGGCGCTGCGCCGGCGCTGCTTCGCTTTGTCTCCTACGCGCTGCGTCATGCCGGCGATGGGTGCCTATGCCGGCGGCCTCAACGTTCGCGATGCCGCCTTCCGGCCCCTGTTCGGCCTGGGCTTTTCCGCCCATCTCCTCGGCGACGGCCGCCTCTTCCGCATCGATCAGCGCCTGCTGCTGCCGGACTGA
- a CDS encoding methyltransferase, with protein MYSASSGDERLDRRYAWAEAALKDGDAQAAIEILDQTLAENYGFTAAWHLYGLAQETLGHNEEAATAWRQCLDLDPNDHVGAKLDLARIGALAAEQATSENFSGVLFDGYADRFDSHLVGTLQYQAPALLKEALARYCEQAGRPFHFGTAYDLGCGTGLMGEAIRAEVDFLAGCDLSPRMVAKARDKLSADGQPLYDKLATAGLTAFLASRPDASADLVIAADVFVYLGDLAPSFHQSARVLKAGGLLAFTVQSHDGEGVAVGQDRRFAHAEDWLREKLSEARLEPVLAEPQSTRIDRGQPVPGLLVIAER; from the coding sequence GTGTACTCCGCCAGTTCCGGCGACGAACGTCTCGACCGTCGCTACGCCTGGGCCGAGGCGGCGCTAAAGGATGGCGACGCGCAGGCGGCGATCGAGATCCTCGATCAAACGCTCGCGGAGAATTATGGTTTCACCGCTGCCTGGCACCTCTACGGACTGGCCCAGGAGACGCTCGGGCACAATGAGGAGGCCGCGACCGCCTGGCGGCAATGCCTCGACCTCGACCCGAACGACCATGTCGGGGCCAAGCTCGACCTCGCCCGCATCGGCGCGCTGGCGGCCGAGCAGGCCACCTCGGAGAACTTCTCCGGCGTGCTCTTCGACGGCTACGCCGACCGTTTCGACAGCCACCTCGTCGGCACGTTGCAGTACCAGGCGCCGGCGCTGCTGAAGGAGGCGCTGGCGCGCTACTGTGAGCAGGCTGGCCGGCCCTTCCATTTCGGAACGGCCTATGATCTCGGCTGCGGCACCGGCCTGATGGGCGAGGCGATCCGCGCCGAGGTCGACTTCCTCGCCGGCTGCGATCTCTCGCCGCGCATGGTCGCCAAGGCGCGCGACAAGCTCAGCGCCGACGGCCAACCGCTTTACGACAAGCTAGCCACGGCGGGCTTGACCGCGTTCCTGGCGAGCCGCCCCGACGCCTCGGCCGATCTCGTCATCGCCGCCGACGTCTTTGTCTACCTCGGCGACCTCGCGCCGAGCTTCCATCAGAGCGCGCGCGTGCTCAAGGCGGGTGGGCTCCTTGCCTTCACCGTGCAGAGTCATGACGGCGAGGGTGTCGCCGTCGGCCAGGACCGGCGCTTCGCCCATGCCGAGGACTGGCTCAGGGAAAAGCTCAGCGAGGCAAGGCTGGAGCCGGTGCTGGCCGAGCCGCAGAGCACGAGGATCGATCGCGGTCAGCCGGTGCCGGGGTTGCTCGTGATCGCGGAACGATAA
- a CDS encoding SMI1/KNR4 family protein, translating to MDKLISPVGEDWSADREAVSAISTWERDTGLRLPDDYRGFMLRYDGGRPYPLMFRHTALEAEGFENPTEHYLDPLYSWRRVASWNRELGNRLPPGCMSIGADPGLLEIALSLRDEDHGAIYSWVRNWGAWGSEDNSYLCLQAPSFRAFTTSLFDHDDRSGYDYWHTPRREQLKRTLDI from the coding sequence ATGGATAAACTGATCAGCCCTGTCGGCGAGGATTGGAGCGCGGATCGGGAGGCAGTTTCCGCGATCTCCACATGGGAACGCGACACTGGCCTGAGGCTCCCAGACGACTACCGCGGCTTCATGCTTCGCTACGATGGCGGCCGGCCTTATCCCTTGATGTTCAGGCACACTGCGCTCGAGGCCGAGGGCTTCGAGAATCCGACAGAGCATTACCTCGATCCGCTCTATAGCTGGCGCCGGGTCGCCTCCTGGAATCGGGAGCTCGGTAATCGCTTGCCACCCGGATGCATGTCGATCGGAGCCGATCCCGGGCTGCTCGAAATCGCCCTGTCGTTACGGGACGAGGATCATGGCGCGATCTACAGCTGGGTTCGAAACTGGGGTGCCTGGGGAAGCGAGGACAACAGCTATCTTTGCCTTCAAGCACCGTCATTTCGCGCCTTCACCACGTCGTTGTTCGATCACGACGACAGGAGCGGCTACGATTACTGGCACACGCCGCGCCGCGAGCAGTTGAAGCGAACACTCGACATCTAG
- a CDS encoding transporter, with translation MLSRLSQLAVFSALALVGQGLGLTGTGVVLAQDATADLAKKLSNPVSALISVPFQFNYDRGFGPNNRGDRKTLDIQPVIPFSLNEDWNVISRTVVPVIWQHDIAGPSGNQSGLGDVTQSFFMSPKQPSAGGIIWGAGPVFLLPTATDDLLGGGKFGMGLTAVVLKQEGPWTVGALANHIWSVAGRGDRSDISATYLQPFISYRTSDAWTFTLNTESTYDWTAEQWSVPINVQVSKLVKLGEQPVSLSAGVRYWAAAPKNGPRGWGPRVGLTFLFPT, from the coding sequence ATGCTGTCGAGACTCTCCCAACTGGCTGTGTTCTCGGCCCTCGCATTGGTTGGTCAAGGCCTTGGCTTGACTGGCACCGGTGTCGTACTGGCACAGGACGCGACTGCCGATCTGGCGAAAAAGCTCAGCAATCCCGTGTCAGCGCTGATCAGCGTGCCCTTCCAGTTCAACTACGACCGAGGCTTCGGACCGAACAACCGTGGCGACCGAAAAACGCTCGATATCCAACCGGTCATCCCGTTTTCATTGAACGAGGACTGGAATGTCATCTCCCGGACCGTCGTCCCGGTCATCTGGCAGCACGACATCGCAGGCCCCTCCGGCAACCAGTCCGGTCTGGGAGACGTCACGCAAAGCTTCTTCATGTCCCCGAAACAGCCGAGCGCTGGCGGGATCATCTGGGGAGCAGGTCCTGTCTTCCTGCTTCCGACGGCGACCGACGATCTGCTCGGAGGTGGCAAGTTCGGGATGGGCCTGACTGCCGTCGTTCTGAAGCAGGAAGGGCCATGGACGGTCGGCGCACTTGCAAACCACATCTGGTCCGTTGCGGGGAGGGGAGACAGGTCCGACATCAGCGCGACCTACCTGCAGCCCTTCATCTCCTACAGGACATCGGACGCCTGGACGTTCACGCTCAATACCGAGAGCACCTACGACTGGACGGCCGAACAATGGTCGGTGCCCATCAACGTCCAGGTTTCGAAGCTTGTGAAATTGGGCGAGCAGCCGGTGAGTCTCTCTGCAGGCGTGCGCTATTGGGCGGCCGCGCCGAAGAATGGACCGCGCGGCTGGGGTCCCCGCGTGGGGCTGACGTTCCTGTTTCCGACATAG
- a CDS encoding SIP domain-containing protein: MSGPCGLGIKPAGHYLLAGDETALPAIARIAERLPASALGAIFIEIDTPEDRLLLTVPPGISCQWIYRREGYVSADADFTAQVERSIAAGPMDHFVWIATEFAAYQALRRSLKAIAKPRSISVPYWRAGGRHDVNTAARFCDEIIVLHSGQLVARGTPDEVIRPDILRAIYGIDVGVMPHPKDGAPLPFI; this comes from the coding sequence ATGTCGGGCCCCTGCGGCCTCGGGATCAAACCGGCCGGGCACTATCTGCTCGCTGGCGACGAGACCGCCCTGCCCGCGATCGCGCGCATCGCCGAGCGCCTGCCGGCGAGCGCATTGGGCGCGATCTTCATCGAGATCGATACGCCCGAGGACAGGCTGCTGCTGACGGTGCCGCCCGGAATATCTTGCCAGTGGATCTATCGCCGGGAGGGGTACGTCTCGGCCGATGCGGATTTCACCGCACAGGTCGAACGGTCGATCGCGGCAGGCCCGATGGATCATTTCGTCTGGATCGCCACGGAGTTCGCCGCCTATCAGGCACTGCGCCGCTCCCTGAAAGCGATCGCCAAGCCTCGCAGCATCAGCGTGCCGTATTGGCGGGCGGGGGGCCGGCATGACGTCAACACGGCTGCGCGCTTCTGCGACGAGATCATCGTGCTCCATTCCGGCCAGCTCGTCGCGCGCGGAACACCTGACGAGGTGATTCGGCCCGATATCCTGCGCGCGATCTACGGCATCGATGTCGGCGTGATGCCCCATCCCAAGGATGGCGCGCCGCTCCCCTTTATATGA
- a CDS encoding iron chelate uptake ABC transporter family permease subunit → MTTSAGHLDQQDWRDVLFLAPRLIVFGGMALLLVRPLTVLALDDANARSLGLSLVAWRLGALACPNRPRRTAEAPGPNGRPLAYLDMTAVATRYYTIRRIDAAAGWVEIDFVLHEAPGPAGDFARFARPGDI, encoded by the coding sequence CTGACGACGAGCGCAGGTCACCTCGATCAGCAGGATTGGCGCGACGTGCTCTTCCTCGCGCCGCGCCTCATCGTCTTCGGGGGAATGGCACTGCTGCTCGTCCGCCCGTTGACGGTGCTCGCACTGGACGATGCGAATGCACGCAGTCTCGGATTGTCGCTCGTCGCCTGGCGGCTGGGCGCATTGGCATGTCCCAACCGGCCCCGGCGAACGGCTGAAGCCCCCGGGCCAAACGGCCGCCCGCTTGCCTATCTCGACATGACGGCGGTGGCGACGCGCTACTACACCATCCGCCGGATCGACGCGGCGGCGGGCTGGGTCGAGATCGACTTCGTGCTGCACGAGGCTCCAGGGCCAGCCGGCGATTTCGCCCGCTTCGCGAGGCCTGGCGATATCTGA
- a CDS encoding response regulator, whose amino-acid sequence MTRIVIADDHPLFRGALRQAVSHALAGSEVSEVGSLEALGQALAEASDTDLILLDLSMPGVQGFSGLLFLRAAHPEIPVIVVSANDDPAVIRRCIEFGALGFLPKTAEVGQMGEAIQAVLDGGVWTPPGVDLSAPVDHETADMVRRLATLTPQQVRVLMMLSEGLLNKQIAYELGVSEATVKAHVSAILTKLNVDSRTQAVIAAAKIAGAGWAAQGASATS is encoded by the coding sequence ATGACACGGATCGTGATCGCGGACGATCATCCGCTCTTTCGCGGCGCGCTGCGCCAGGCGGTCTCGCACGCGCTGGCCGGCTCCGAGGTGAGCGAGGTCGGCTCGCTCGAGGCGCTCGGCCAGGCGCTTGCCGAGGCCTCCGATACCGACCTCATCCTGCTCGATCTCAGCATGCCCGGCGTGCAGGGCTTTTCCGGCCTGCTCTTCCTGCGCGCCGCCCATCCCGAGATCCCGGTGATCGTCGTCTCGGCCAATGACGACCCCGCCGTGATCCGCCGCTGCATCGAGTTCGGCGCGCTCGGCTTCCTGCCCAAGACCGCGGAGGTCGGGCAGATGGGCGAGGCGATCCAGGCCGTGCTCGACGGCGGCGTCTGGACCCCGCCGGGCGTCGATCTCTCGGCTCCGGTCGATCACGAGACCGCCGACATGGTCCGCCGCCTCGCCACGCTGACGCCGCAACAGGTGCGCGTGCTGATGATGCTGTCGGAGGGGCTGCTCAACAAGCAGATCGCCTATGAGCTCGGGGTCTCCGAGGCGACGGTCAAGGCGCATGTCTCGGCGATCCTGACCAAGCTCAACGTCGACAGCCGCACCCAGGCCGTGATCGCCGCCGCCAAGATCGCCGGCGCCGGCTGGGCTGCGCAGGGCGCTTCGGCGACGAGCTGA
- a CDS encoding helix-turn-helix transcriptional regulator — translation MADIPLTRGQFLLPFVSILDDIGAPTETLLERSRLPSSLAEKSELYLPLLPALRFVETAQRTQGIEDFGFLAAQRLHFSHMREKTRALIAHSPTLLVALRHACHEASREDTILSMWIEHDADHVRVCSRLAGTGLLHLKHAQWIQNIFSVYIVRQFAGPGWMPTAIAFESSYAPSPATRSCWPNVRFLSGQHAAWISLPTSLLSLPNRSTVSFLPTRNQEDGPSAYDIVELLKLMLPAYLDEGTTALADVAEIAGVSTRTLQRKLALIGLSYSDILDTVRYEHASRLLRDTDCRIIDVAFSSGYTDPAHFSRAFRRMTGVTPRQFCEQSRLG, via the coding sequence ATGGCTGATATCCCCTTGACGCGCGGCCAGTTCCTGCTGCCCTTCGTCAGCATCCTCGACGATATCGGCGCGCCGACGGAGACGCTGCTGGAGCGGTCCCGGCTGCCATCGTCCCTGGCCGAAAAGAGCGAGCTCTATTTGCCGCTCCTGCCGGCGCTGCGTTTCGTCGAGACCGCCCAGAGAACCCAGGGTATCGAGGATTTCGGCTTTCTCGCTGCCCAGCGCCTGCATTTCTCCCATATGCGGGAAAAGACACGGGCCCTGATCGCACATTCACCAACACTGCTCGTCGCGCTCCGGCACGCCTGCCATGAAGCGTCACGCGAAGACACCATTTTGAGCATGTGGATCGAACATGACGCGGATCATGTACGGGTCTGCAGCAGGCTTGCCGGGACAGGGCTCCTGCATCTGAAACACGCGCAATGGATCCAGAATATCTTCTCGGTCTACATCGTCAGGCAATTCGCAGGGCCCGGCTGGATGCCGACGGCGATCGCCTTCGAATCGTCCTACGCGCCGAGCCCGGCGACGCGATCCTGCTGGCCGAATGTGCGGTTTCTATCGGGCCAGCATGCCGCCTGGATCAGCCTCCCGACTTCGCTTCTCAGCCTCCCCAACCGTTCGACCGTCTCGTTTTTGCCGACGCGGAACCAGGAGGACGGCCCTTCCGCCTACGATATCGTCGAACTGCTCAAGCTGATGCTGCCGGCCTATCTCGACGAGGGGACAACCGCGCTTGCCGACGTCGCCGAGATCGCGGGCGTCAGCACGCGGACGCTTCAGCGCAAGCTCGCTTTGATCGGCCTGTCCTACTCGGACATACTCGACACCGTCAGGTACGAGCATGCGAGCCGGCTGCTGCGGGACACCGATTGCAGGATCATCGATGTCGCCTTTTCGTCCGGCTACACCGATCCGGCGCATTTCAGCCGCGCCTTCCGCCGGATGACGGGCGTCACTCCGCGCCAGTTTTGTGAGCAGTCGCGGCTCGGCTGA
- a CDS encoding ligase-associated DNA damage response exonuclease codes for MKPSDLLTPTPAGLYCPPADVYIDPVRPVARALITHGHSDHARAGHGAVLATRETLAIMALRYGEAFTGSQQVAAPGETVRIGAVDFRFVPAGHVLGSAQIVVEHKGLRIVVSGDYKRERDPTCAPFEPVTCDVFITEATFGLPVFRHPPAAAETAKLIDSVRLFPDRTHIVGAYSLGKAQRLMALIREAGYERPIYIHGAVEKITEFYRAEGIPLGDVRKVEPGERKGEGRKAFAGEVVICPPSAIQDLWSRRFPDPVTAFASGWMRVRARARQKGVELPLIISDHADWDDLQATIREVGAGEIWITHGEAEALAHWCGTVGLKGTPLHLVGYGDEGEAEPDAKPAEARSVEASP; via the coding sequence ATGAAGCCTTCCGATCTGCTGACGCCCACTCCGGCCGGGCTCTATTGCCCGCCGGCCGACGTTTATATCGATCCGGTCCGCCCGGTGGCGCGGGCGCTGATCACCCATGGCCATTCCGACCATGCGAGAGCCGGACATGGCGCCGTGCTGGCAACACGCGAGACGCTGGCGATCATGGCGCTGCGCTATGGCGAGGCGTTCACTGGCTCGCAGCAGGTGGCGGCGCCGGGCGAGACCGTTCGCATCGGCGCGGTCGACTTCCGCTTCGTCCCGGCCGGCCATGTCCTCGGCTCCGCCCAGATCGTGGTCGAGCACAAGGGCCTGCGCATCGTCGTCTCCGGAGACTACAAGCGCGAGCGCGATCCGACCTGCGCGCCCTTCGAGCCGGTTACCTGCGACGTCTTCATCACCGAGGCGACCTTCGGCCTGCCGGTGTTCCGCCATCCGCCGGCCGCTGCCGAGACGGCCAAGCTCATCGATTCCGTCCGGCTCTTCCCCGATCGCACCCACATCGTCGGCGCTTATTCGCTGGGGAAGGCGCAGCGCCTGATGGCGCTGATCCGCGAGGCCGGTTACGAGCGGCCGATCTATATCCATGGCGCGGTCGAGAAGATCACCGAGTTCTACCGGGCCGAAGGCATCCCGCTCGGCGACGTCCGCAAGGTCGAGCCAGGCGAGCGCAAGGGCGAGGGGCGCAAGGCATTCGCCGGCGAGGTCGTCATCTGCCCGCCGAGTGCGATCCAGGACCTCTGGTCGCGCCGCTTTCCCGATCCGGTCACCGCCTTCGCTTCCGGCTGGATGCGCGTCAGGGCGCGGGCTCGCCAGAAGGGCGTCGAGCTGCCGCTGATCATCTCCGACCATGCCGATTGGGACGACCTGCAGGCGACGATCCGCGAGGTCGGGGCCGGTGAGATCTGGATCACCCATGGCGAAGCCGAGGCACTGGCGCATTGGTGCGGCACGGTCGGCCTCAAGGGCACGCCGCTCCACCTCGTCGGCTATGGCGACGAGGGCGAAGCCGAGCCGGACGCCAAGCCGGCGGAGGCCAGGTCAGTGGAGGCGTCGCCATGA
- the minC gene encoding septum site-determining protein MinC yields MTAVLTQPRPIRLKGRSYLALTLTPELPFEDWLVRLDDLAGRSAGFFLRRPVVLDVEGLEIDRAQLRDLVGKLGARNVRIMGIEGARPSMLGNDLPPAMSGGKTTGDIEEPTAEPAKEAPVAESVAVTPAAPLPAKAVASIIVTQPVRSGQSIFAEGDVTIVGSVASGAEVIAGGSIHIYGTLRGRAMAGTLGNAEARIFCRKLEAELVGIDGYYKTAEDLEPSLRGKPVQFWLEGETFTGGSLA; encoded by the coding sequence ATGACCGCCGTGTTAACCCAACCCAGGCCGATCCGCCTCAAGGGGCGATCCTATCTTGCGCTGACGCTGACGCCCGAGCTGCCCTTCGAGGATTGGCTGGTGCGGCTCGACGATCTCGCTGGCCGCTCCGCCGGTTTCTTCCTGCGGCGGCCGGTCGTGCTCGACGTCGAGGGCCTCGAGATCGACCGCGCGCAGTTGCGCGATCTCGTCGGCAAGCTCGGCGCGCGCAATGTCCGGATCATGGGGATCGAGGGCGCACGCCCCTCCATGCTCGGCAACGATCTACCGCCCGCCATGTCGGGCGGAAAGACGACCGGGGATATCGAGGAACCGACGGCCGAGCCGGCCAAGGAAGCCCCTGTCGCCGAAAGCGTGGCGGTGACACCTGCCGCCCCGCTGCCCGCGAAAGCCGTGGCTTCGATCATCGTCACCCAGCCGGTACGCTCGGGGCAGTCGATCTTCGCCGAGGGCGACGTGACCATCGTCGGCTCGGTCGCCTCCGGCGCCGAGGTCATCGCCGGCGGTTCGATCCATATCTACGGCACCCTGCGGGGGCGGGCGATGGCCGGCACATTGGGCAACGCGGAGGCCCGCATCTTCTGTCGCAAGCTCGAGGCCGAGCTGGTCGGCATCGACGGCTACTACAAGACGGCCGAGGACCTGGAGCCGAGCCTGCGCGGCAAGCCCGTCCAGTTCTGGCTTGAAGGCGAGACCTTCACAGGCGGGTCACTCGCCTGA
- a CDS encoding acid phosphatase — protein sequence MTANAFRTAGVSALALLALCGQALAQAAEAQPKVTDPHFKIAPGYLKRSDLPDSLVLLGPPPEPGSAALARDEEARKATIPLRDTARSKLAYTDADLAFPQAADNFSCAMGVRIDGKQTPRLYAMTQKMLSDFGLSTYGVKNKYNRVRPFVVHNEATCRADQEAILRSDGSYPSGHTAAGWGWALVFAQINPERADALLKRGIEFGQSRVICNAHWQSDVDAGRIMGAATVARLQTDPTFLADLKAAKAEVKAAKAKRALPASECAAEAAALSAR from the coding sequence ATGACTGCGAATGCGTTTCGGACCGCAGGCGTTTCCGCGCTGGCGCTGCTCGCGCTTTGTGGGCAGGCCCTGGCGCAAGCGGCCGAAGCGCAGCCCAAGGTCACCGACCCACATTTCAAGATCGCGCCGGGCTATCTGAAGCGGTCGGACCTGCCGGACAGCCTGGTCCTGCTCGGCCCGCCGCCGGAGCCGGGTTCTGCTGCGCTGGCCCGGGACGAGGAAGCGCGCAAGGCGACGATCCCCTTGCGAGACACCGCGCGCTCGAAGCTCGCCTATACCGACGCCGACCTCGCCTTTCCGCAGGCCGCCGACAACTTCTCCTGCGCGATGGGTGTCAGGATCGACGGCAAGCAGACGCCGCGCCTCTATGCGATGACGCAGAAGATGCTCTCGGATTTCGGCCTTTCCACCTATGGCGTGAAGAACAAGTACAACCGGGTCCGCCCCTTCGTGGTGCACAACGAAGCGACCTGCCGGGCGGATCAGGAGGCCATTTTGCGGAGCGATGGCTCCTACCCGTCCGGCCACACGGCGGCAGGCTGGGGCTGGGCTCTCGTCTTCGCGCAGATCAATCCCGAGCGCGCCGATGCACTGCTCAAGCGCGGTATCGAGTTCGGGCAGAGCCGCGTGATCTGCAACGCGCATTGGCAGAGCGATGTCGATGCCGGCCGGATCATGGGCGCGGCGACGGTGGCGCGGCTGCAGACCGACCCGACCTTCCTCGCCGATCTCAAGGCCGCGAAAGCGGAAGTGAAGGCCGCGAAGGCGAAGCGGGCGCTCCCGGCATCCGAATGCGCCGCAGAGGCCGCTGCGCTGTCCGCGCGATAA
- a CDS encoding DUF6460 domain-containing protein: MANGGGAERFLGGSVLSVLVRLFFISLLVGAAMAFLGLSPRGLFDSALRFVRSITDLGFDAVREVGGWAIAGALIVVPLWLLSRLFASKR; encoded by the coding sequence ATGGCTAATGGCGGTGGCGCCGAGCGCTTCCTGGGCGGTTCCGTCCTCAGCGTCCTCGTACGCCTGTTCTTCATCTCGCTGCTGGTCGGCGCGGCCATGGCGTTCCTTGGCCTGTCGCCGCGCGGTCTCTTCGACTCGGCGCTGCGCTTCGTCCGCTCGATCACCGATCTCGGCTTCGACGCGGTCCGCGAGGTCGGCGGCTGGGCAATCGCCGGCGCCCTGATCGTCGTGCCGCTCTGGCTGCTCAGCCGCCTGTTTGCGTCGAAGCGGTAG
- the minD gene encoding septum site-determining protein MinD: MGKVIVVTSGKGGVGKTTSSAALGAALAQSGDKVVVVDFDVGLRNLDLIMGAERRVVYDLVNVIQGEAKLTQALIRDKRVETLYLLPASQTRDKDNLTSEGVEKVIGALKSHFDWVICDSPAGIERGATLAMRHADIAIVVTNPEVSSVRDSDRIIGLLDSKTLKAENGERMEKHLLLTRYDPARAERGDMLKVDDVLEILSIPLLGIIPESMDVLRASNIGSPVTLADERSAPALAYFDAVRRLKGENLPMTIPGEKRGFFGKIFGRKAA; this comes from the coding sequence ATGGGCAAGGTCATCGTGGTCACATCGGGCAAGGGCGGCGTCGGCAAGACGACGTCCTCCGCCGCCCTGGGCGCAGCTTTGGCGCAGAGCGGCGACAAGGTCGTGGTCGTCGACTTCGATGTCGGCCTGCGCAATCTCGACCTGATCATGGGTGCCGAACGGCGGGTGGTCTACGACCTCGTCAACGTGATCCAGGGCGAGGCCAAGCTGACGCAGGCGCTGATCCGCGACAAACGGGTCGAGACGCTCTATCTGCTGCCCGCCTCGCAGACCCGCGACAAGGACAACCTCACCTCCGAGGGCGTCGAGAAGGTCATCGGCGCGCTGAAGAGCCATTTCGACTGGGTGATCTGCGACAGCCCGGCCGGCATCGAGCGCGGCGCCACCCTCGCCATGCGCCATGCCGATATCGCGATCGTCGTGACCAATCCGGAAGTCTCTTCGGTGCGTGATTCCGACCGCATTATCGGCCTGCTCGATTCGAAGACCCTGAAGGCCGAGAACGGCGAGCGCATGGAGAAGCACCTGCTCCTCACCCGCTACGACCCCGCCCGCGCCGAGCGCGGCGACATGCTGAAAGTGGACGACGTCCTCGAGATCCTGTCGATCCCGCTGCTCGGCATCATCCCCGAAAGCATGGACGTGCTGCGTGCCTCCAATATCGGCTCGCCCGTCACCCTGGCCGATGAACGCAGCGCGCCGGCGCTCGCCTATTTCGACGCGGTCCGCCGCCTCAAGGGCGAGAACCTGCCGATGACCATCCCC